A region from the Hypericibacter adhaerens genome encodes:
- the aroA gene encoding 3-phosphoshikimate 1-carboxyvinyltransferase — translation MTRLISAPSASLKGSARVPGDKSISHRSLMIGALALGETRIEGLLEGEDVLRTAAAMRALGASVEQQGAGRWRVAGRGIGGLAEPADILDMGNAGTGARLLMGLLATHPLTAFFTGDASLRKRPMERVALPLRQMGAQIHARSGGRLPLALIGAKEPMPISYRLPVASAQIKSAVLLAGLNAPGATTVIEPEPTRDHTELMLRYFGVDVRVAQTPQGRAATVIGQPEIEGREIRVPADPSSAAFPMVAALIRPGSDIRLENVGINPHRIGLIETLIEMGADIALENRREQAGEPIADLRVRAGSLKGVTVPAARAPSMIDEYPILSMAAAFADGPTRMEGLAELRVKESDRLAAIARGLEACGVEIEAGEDHLVVNGSRTAPRGGAEIEAELDHRIAMSFLVLGLGACEPIAIDDGSPIDTSFPGFAALMNGLGAKIRGA, via the coding sequence GTGACGCGGCTCATTTCCGCACCCAGCGCCAGCCTCAAGGGCTCGGCGCGCGTGCCCGGCGACAAATCGATCTCGCACCGGTCGCTGATGATCGGCGCGCTCGCCCTGGGGGAGACCCGAATCGAGGGACTGCTCGAAGGCGAGGATGTGCTGCGCACCGCGGCCGCGATGCGCGCGCTCGGCGCCAGCGTGGAGCAGCAGGGCGCGGGACGCTGGCGCGTGGCCGGGCGCGGCATCGGCGGCCTCGCCGAGCCCGCCGACATCCTCGACATGGGCAATGCGGGAACGGGCGCACGCCTGTTGATGGGCCTCCTCGCCACCCATCCGCTGACGGCCTTCTTCACCGGCGACGCCTCGCTGCGCAAGCGGCCGATGGAGCGGGTGGCGCTGCCCTTGCGCCAGATGGGCGCCCAGATCCATGCCCGCAGCGGCGGCCGCCTGCCGCTGGCGCTCATCGGCGCGAAGGAGCCGATGCCGATCAGCTACAGGCTGCCGGTGGCCTCGGCGCAGATCAAATCGGCCGTGCTGCTGGCGGGATTGAACGCGCCCGGCGCCACCACCGTGATCGAGCCCGAGCCGACGCGCGACCATACCGAGCTCATGCTGCGTTATTTCGGCGTCGATGTCCGCGTGGCGCAGACGCCGCAAGGCCGCGCCGCCACCGTCATCGGCCAGCCCGAGATCGAGGGCCGCGAGATCCGCGTGCCGGCCGATCCTTCCTCCGCGGCCTTTCCGATGGTCGCGGCGCTGATCCGGCCCGGCTCCGACATCCGGCTCGAGAATGTCGGCATCAACCCGCACCGCATCGGCCTGATCGAGACCCTGATCGAGATGGGCGCGGATATCGCGCTCGAGAATCGCCGCGAGCAGGCGGGCGAGCCGATCGCCGATCTGCGCGTGCGCGCCGGCTCGCTCAAGGGCGTGACCGTGCCGGCCGCGCGCGCGCCCAGCATGATCGACGAATATCCGATCCTCAGCATGGCCGCCGCCTTCGCCGACGGGCCGACGCGCATGGAAGGCCTCGCCGAGCTGCGCGTGAAGGAAAGCGATCGCCTGGCGGCGATCGCGCGCGGGCTCGAGGCCTGCGGCGTCGAGATCGAGGCCGGCGAGGATCATCTGGTGGTGAACGGCAGCCGCACCGCGCCCAGGGGCGGCGCCGAGATCGAGGCCGAGCTCGATCACCGCATCGCCATGAGCTTCCTGGTGCTGGGCCTGGGCGCCTGCGAGCCCATCGCGATCGACGACGGCTCGCCCATCGACACCAGCTTCCCCGGCTTCGCCGCGCTCATGAACGGGCTGGGCGCGAAGATCCGCGGGGCGTGA
- a CDS encoding TIGR02300 family protein yields MVKAAWGTKRTCQSCGAHFYDLHKNPIACPKCGAIYDPEAIAKSRRGRGGADKAATQRMAPRPAPVPVEETADPELEEIAAEGEEEEEDVIEDTSELGEDDDVSDVIEKTDEDKEP; encoded by the coding sequence GTGGTCAAGGCGGCCTGGGGCACCAAGCGCACCTGCCAAAGCTGTGGCGCCCATTTCTACGATCTGCACAAGAACCCGATCGCCTGCCCGAAATGCGGCGCGATCTACGATCCCGAAGCGATCGCCAAGTCGCGGCGCGGTCGCGGCGGCGCCGACAAGGCGGCGACCCAGCGCATGGCGCCGCGTCCGGCGCCGGTCCCCGTCGAGGAGACGGCCGATCCCGAGCTCGAGGAGATCGCCGCCGAGGGAGAAGAGGAAGAAGAGGATGTGATCGAGGACACGTCCGAGCTCGGCGAGGACGATGACGTGTCCGACGTGATCGAGAAGACCGACGAGGACAAGGAGCCGTAA
- a CDS encoding anti-phage dCTP deaminase produces MAMSSAAPLLREVGAASDALSLENRRTPELIIGVVGPIGSGVTYTARALSTILENDFGYTPFMCKASALIAEACPLIGQTYNSELKGRERIERLQTLGNELRTKFGPKYLAEKAVEKIATIRLDRGYKNKEDPTVPLPQRFVHIIDSLKNPAEVRLLRDVYGDMFWLVGVFAPKEIREDRLVGSGIPRAELPGLMERDEDEGFDAGQKVRDTIYEADFFVRNDAPNDERLKRALRRFFDILFNLGVDTPTLDEAAMYTAVSSAASSACLSRQVGAAIYSSSGELIGVGANDVPKFDGGLYRAEDGELDNRCFKWGGKICHNDQRKENLYQHIVRELIDTKLLDKKVSYEKAREALARTDIRNLIEYSRAVHAEMEAIISVARGNKAGIKGSTLYCTTFPCHSCARHIVAAGIRRVIYIEPYPKSLATELHKDAISVRETDEGRCVVFLQYEGVAPKNIVRFFKHGRSRKSQGKLLIRSPKTADPICQPMLDGSATLEKIVVNNLEAMEAAASTKGGDKS; encoded by the coding sequence ATGGCGATGTCTTCTGCCGCGCCCCTGCTCAGGGAGGTGGGTGCCGCGAGCGACGCCTTATCTCTTGAGAATAGGCGCACCCCCGAGTTGATCATCGGCGTGGTTGGCCCAATTGGCTCTGGTGTGACGTACACCGCCAGAGCGCTCTCCACGATTCTTGAGAATGACTTTGGTTACACCCCCTTCATGTGCAAAGCGTCAGCCCTCATCGCGGAAGCCTGTCCGCTCATTGGGCAGACCTACAACAGTGAGCTGAAGGGTCGGGAACGCATCGAACGCCTGCAGACGCTTGGCAATGAGCTTCGTACGAAGTTCGGACCCAAGTATCTCGCTGAAAAGGCCGTCGAGAAGATTGCGACCATCCGCTTGGATAGAGGGTACAAGAACAAAGAAGACCCGACGGTTCCGCTGCCCCAGCGATTCGTTCACATAATCGACTCACTAAAGAATCCAGCGGAAGTGCGCCTTTTGCGGGATGTGTATGGGGATATGTTTTGGCTCGTTGGCGTCTTTGCTCCAAAAGAGATTCGCGAAGACCGTCTTGTAGGAAGCGGCATTCCAAGGGCGGAGCTTCCGGGTCTCATGGAGAGAGATGAGGACGAAGGCTTCGACGCTGGCCAAAAGGTTCGCGATACGATCTATGAAGCGGATTTTTTTGTAAGAAACGATGCACCAAATGACGAGAGACTTAAACGCGCTCTGCGCCGATTTTTTGACATCTTGTTCAACTTGGGCGTCGACACCCCAACACTCGATGAAGCAGCGATGTATACGGCAGTCTCCTCGGCTGCAAGCTCTGCGTGCCTTTCGCGTCAAGTCGGTGCCGCAATCTACTCTTCAAGCGGGGAGTTGATTGGGGTCGGGGCGAACGACGTTCCCAAGTTTGATGGCGGACTATACCGGGCGGAAGACGGTGAATTGGATAATCGATGCTTCAAGTGGGGCGGCAAGATTTGTCACAACGACCAGCGGAAGGAAAATCTATATCAACACATCGTGCGAGAGCTAATCGATACAAAGCTATTGGATAAAAAAGTTTCATACGAAAAGGCTCGTGAGGCCCTCGCAAGAACCGATATCCGCAACTTGATCGAGTATTCACGCGCAGTCCATGCGGAGATGGAAGCGATCATCTCCGTCGCACGAGGGAATAAAGCGGGCATTAAAGGTTCAACACTGTATTGCACGACATTTCCATGTCACAGCTGCGCTCGGCATATCGTCGCCGCCGGAATAAGACGAGTGATCTATATCGAGCCATACCCAAAGAGCTTGGCAACTGAATTGCACAAAGACGCAATTTCAGTTCGAGAAACCGATGAAGGAAGATGCGTTGTCTTTCTTCAGTATGAAGGCGTTGCTCCGAAAAACATCGTCAGATTTTTTAAGCATGGGCGGAGCAGAAAATCTCAAGGCAAATTACTGATCCGTTCCCCCAAGACCGCTGACCCAATCTGCCAGCCGATGCTCGACGGCTCGGCAACATTAGAAAAAATCGTAGTGAATAATCTCGAGGCAATGGAGGCGGCGGCTTCTACCAAGGGAGGGGACAAATCATGA
- a CDS encoding DUF1150 family protein — protein MNTNKNHDTAPRADRAPKMSDADLAVLGLADVAYLRAVVIDGQPGFAVHAANGKTLGVAPTREVALAFIHEQELEPVGLH, from the coding sequence ATGAACACGAACAAGAACCATGACACCGCCCCGCGCGCGGATCGTGCGCCGAAGATGAGCGATGCGGACCTGGCCGTGCTGGGCCTGGCCGATGTGGCCTATCTGCGTGCCGTCGTCATCGACGGCCAGCCGGGCTTCGCAGTCCATGCCGCCAACGGCAAGACGCTCGGCGTGGCGCCCACCCGGGAGGTCGCGCTGGCCTTCATCCACGAGCAGGAGCTCGAGCCCGTCGGGCTGCATTGA
- the cmk gene encoding (d)CMP kinase: protein MTPRPRIIAVDGPAASGKGTLARRLARHFGFGYLDTGLLYRAVGLRVLRAGKDLGDEAAAIAAAGAVTAAELADPELRSGPTGNAASAVAKIPGVRQALFDLQRRFAAHPTDDRGRPLLGAVIDGRDIGTVICPDAPVKLFVNASLETRAKRRHKELLERGEAIIYARVLEDIERRDEQDRSRSVAPMAKAPDAFEIDTTGLDADGAFAAALAFIGSRLD from the coding sequence ATGACCCCCCGCCCCAGGATCATCGCCGTCGACGGCCCCGCCGCCTCCGGCAAGGGCACGCTCGCCCGCCGGCTCGCGCGGCATTTCGGGTTCGGCTATCTCGATACCGGCCTGCTCTACCGTGCCGTGGGCCTGCGGGTGCTGCGGGCGGGGAAGGACCTTGGCGACGAGGCGGCAGCCATCGCCGCGGCCGGAGCGGTGACGGCGGCCGAGCTGGCCGACCCGGAACTCCGCAGCGGACCCACCGGCAACGCGGCCTCGGCCGTGGCCAAGATCCCGGGCGTCCGCCAGGCCCTGTTCGACCTGCAGCGGCGTTTCGCCGCCCACCCCACCGACGACCGGGGCCGGCCCCTGCTCGGGGCCGTGATCGACGGGCGGGATATCGGCACCGTCATCTGCCCGGACGCCCCGGTGAAACTTTTCGTGAACGCGAGCCTCGAAACCCGCGCCAAACGGCGCCATAAGGAGTTGCTGGAGCGCGGAGAAGCCATTATATATGCGCGCGTTCTGGAGGACATCGAACGGCGCGACGAGCAGGATCGCAGCCGTTCGGTGGCGCCGATGGCCAAGGCGCCGGACGCTTTCGAGATCGACACGACCGGACTAGACGCAGACGGTGCCTTTGCCGCTGCGCTCGCTTTCATCGGGTCGCGCCTCGACTGA
- a CDS encoding class I SAM-dependent DNA methyltransferase → MTPEAFIAKWKASSLKESAGAQEHFIDLCRLLGEPTPAEADPSGESYAFEAGATKTTGKEGWADVWKRGCFAWEYKGKGRDLQQAYAQLQQYAVALENPPLLVVSDMARILVHTNWTNTIKQTTEIKLEDLRNARFREVLKSVFSDPERLKPSKTRQSVTEDAAREFADLARRLREQGHEPQRVAHFVNRLVFCMFAEDEGLLPKEMFSRMLAHAKEDPAEFRTLAHDLFAAMRQGGRVGFEKVAWFNGGLFDDDEALPLDRPAIDMCLRAAGLDWSEIDPSIFGTLFERGLDPDKRSQLGAHYTDRDKIMMIVEPVVVRPLAREWEAVREKLRAVLGKETKGKGPGTRARNDAEKLRLQFLERLRAFRVLDPACGSGNFLYLALHALKDLEHRVNIECEALGLPRQFPAVGPEAVHGIEINPYAAELARATVWIGELQWMRRNGFAVSGEPILRPLDTIECRDAVLNPDGSEAAWPKADAIIGNPPFLGDRLHLRTLGDEYVSRLRAAYLGRVPARADFVVYWFEKARQMLEERQIMRFGLVGTKSIAKGASREPLIKIVQSKVCQIFEAWTNEPWVVEGAAVRVAIVCASNDVADWQGARWLNGKKVNAIGADLAAPIGTTGVSLVNALRLAENSEVAFQGVKLTGSFDLTGDEARKMLEEPLNPNSRPNSDVVRRLWDINDVLGRPSDRWVIDFGVDMPKARAQLYEQPFRRIESIIPEQRKKVREQRVRDNYWLFQRPRGKLRKAIAHLRRFIVTPESSEHRIFVWADPSIVIVGSTYAIAREDDVSFGILHSRLHEIWATAQGNRLGAGNQRRYNITVTFETFPFPDGLTPNIPAARHANDPRAIAIAEAAAELDRLRQAWLNPPDLVERVPEVVPGFSDRILPKDAKAAAILKKRTLTNLYNERPAWLAQAHAALDAAVAAAYGWPADIGEEEALERLFALNQARAGAA, encoded by the coding sequence ATGACGCCGGAAGCCTTTATCGCCAAATGGAAGGCGTCATCGCTCAAGGAGTCGGCGGGCGCTCAGGAGCATTTCATCGACCTCTGCCGTCTGCTGGGCGAACCCACACCAGCAGAGGCCGACCCTTCCGGCGAAAGCTACGCCTTCGAGGCCGGCGCCACCAAGACGACCGGCAAGGAAGGCTGGGCCGACGTCTGGAAACGCGGCTGCTTCGCCTGGGAATACAAGGGCAAGGGCCGCGACCTGCAGCAGGCCTACGCCCAGCTCCAGCAATATGCCGTGGCGCTCGAGAATCCGCCGCTCCTCGTGGTCTCGGACATGGCGCGCATCCTGGTCCACACCAACTGGACCAACACGATCAAGCAGACCACCGAGATCAAGCTCGAGGACCTGCGCAATGCCAGGTTCCGCGAGGTCCTCAAGTCGGTCTTCTCCGACCCCGAGCGCCTGAAGCCGAGCAAGACACGGCAGTCCGTCACCGAGGACGCGGCCCGGGAGTTCGCCGATCTCGCCCGGCGCCTGCGCGAGCAGGGCCACGAGCCGCAGCGCGTGGCTCATTTCGTCAACCGCCTCGTCTTCTGCATGTTCGCCGAGGACGAGGGGCTGCTGCCGAAGGAGATGTTCTCGCGCATGCTGGCCCATGCAAAGGAGGACCCGGCAGAGTTCCGAACCCTCGCCCACGACCTTTTCGCCGCCATGCGCCAGGGCGGGCGTGTCGGCTTCGAGAAGGTGGCCTGGTTCAATGGCGGGCTGTTCGACGACGACGAGGCGCTGCCGCTCGATCGGCCCGCGATCGACATGTGCCTGCGCGCGGCCGGGCTCGACTGGTCGGAGATCGATCCCTCGATCTTCGGCACGCTCTTCGAGCGCGGTCTCGACCCCGACAAGCGCAGCCAGCTCGGCGCCCATTACACCGACCGCGACAAGATCATGATGATCGTCGAGCCGGTGGTGGTGCGCCCGCTGGCGCGCGAATGGGAGGCGGTGCGCGAGAAGCTGCGGGCGGTGCTCGGCAAGGAAACCAAGGGCAAAGGCCCCGGCACCAGGGCCCGCAACGACGCGGAGAAGCTGCGCCTGCAATTCCTCGAACGCCTGCGGGCTTTTCGCGTGCTCGACCCCGCCTGCGGCTCCGGCAACTTCCTCTATCTGGCGCTCCATGCGCTCAAGGACCTGGAGCATCGCGTCAACATCGAGTGCGAGGCGCTGGGCCTGCCGCGCCAGTTTCCCGCGGTCGGGCCCGAGGCGGTCCACGGGATCGAGATCAACCCCTATGCCGCGGAGCTGGCCCGCGCCACGGTCTGGATCGGCGAGCTGCAATGGATGCGGCGCAACGGCTTCGCCGTCTCAGGCGAGCCGATCCTGCGCCCGCTCGACACCATCGAATGTCGCGACGCGGTGCTGAATCCGGATGGCAGCGAGGCCGCATGGCCCAAGGCCGATGCCATTATCGGCAATCCGCCGTTTCTGGGGGACAGGTTGCACCTCAGAACACTGGGTGATGAATATGTCTCACGGCTACGCGCCGCTTACCTTGGGCGAGTACCGGCCCGCGCAGATTTTGTCGTTTACTGGTTCGAAAAAGCTCGTCAGATGCTGGAGGAAAGGCAGATCATGAGATTCGGTCTTGTAGGCACTAAGAGCATCGCGAAGGGCGCAAGTCGCGAACCATTGATCAAAATCGTCCAATCCAAAGTCTGCCAGATATTTGAGGCATGGACAAACGAGCCGTGGGTTGTCGAGGGAGCGGCGGTCAGAGTGGCAATCGTGTGCGCTTCCAACGACGTTGCCGACTGGCAAGGCGCACGTTGGCTTAATGGCAAGAAAGTGAATGCAATTGGTGCCGATCTGGCTGCTCCCATCGGCACGACGGGAGTGTCTTTGGTCAACGCACTTCGACTTGCTGAAAATAGTGAAGTGGCGTTTCAAGGGGTAAAGCTTACCGGCTCGTTCGATCTAACCGGGGATGAGGCCCGGAAGATGCTCGAAGAACCGCTTAACCCAAATAGTAGACCCAACTCTGATGTCGTGCGGCGGCTATGGGACATTAATGATGTCTTGGGTCGTCCATCCGATCGCTGGGTGATCGATTTTGGTGTCGATATGCCAAAGGCAAGAGCGCAACTCTACGAACAGCCCTTCCGAAGGATAGAATCGATTATCCCGGAGCAGCGAAAGAAAGTTCGAGAGCAGCGTGTTAGAGACAACTATTGGCTCTTTCAAAGACCGCGAGGCAAGCTCAGGAAAGCCATTGCTCATCTGCGACGGTTTATCGTCACGCCAGAGAGTTCCGAACATCGGATATTCGTCTGGGCTGACCCAAGCATAGTGATCGTTGGCAGCACTTACGCGATCGCACGCGAAGACGATGTTTCATTTGGGATACTGCATTCGCGGTTGCATGAGATTTGGGCAACCGCACAGGGAAACCGTTTGGGAGCCGGCAACCAACGAAGGTACAACATCACCGTAACCTTCGAGACCTTCCCCTTCCCCGACGGCCTCACACCGAACATCCCCGCCGCGCGCCACGCCAACGATCCGCGCGCGATCGCCATCGCCGAGGCCGCGGCCGAGCTCGACCGGCTGCGGCAGGCCTGGCTCAACCCGCCCGACCTCGTGGAGCGCGTGCCGGAGGTGGTGCCGGGCTTCTCCGACCGGATCCTGCCGAAGGACGCCAAGGCGGCCGCGATTCTCAAGAAGCGGACTCTGACCAACCTCTATAACGAGCGCCCGGCCTGGCTAGCCCAGGCCCATGCGGCGCTCGATGCCGCCGTGGCCGCCGCCTATGGCTGGCCCGCCGATATTGGCGAGGAGGAGGCCCTGGAGCGGCTCTTCGCCCTCAACCAGGCCCGCGCCGGGGCGGCTTAG
- a CDS encoding Hsp20 family protein, producing the protein MTRLTLFNSPLLLGFDHFERTLDRISKQSAEGYPPYNIEQIGEDRLRITLAVAGFALEELEIQLEANQLTVRGKQQDDATRVYLHRGIAARQFQRSFVLAEGVEVTGAHLDNGLLHIDLRRPTIENEVKQIAIRNGNSADPRKVATTAAERSEARNQRKERE; encoded by the coding sequence ATGACACGCCTGACCCTGTTCAACAGCCCGTTGCTCCTGGGCTTCGATCATTTCGAGCGCACGCTAGACCGGATCTCGAAGCAGTCGGCCGAGGGCTATCCCCCCTACAACATCGAGCAGATCGGCGAGGATCGCCTGCGCATCACGCTCGCGGTCGCCGGCTTCGCGCTCGAGGAGCTGGAGATCCAGCTCGAGGCCAACCAGCTCACCGTCCGGGGCAAGCAGCAGGACGACGCGACCCGCGTCTATCTCCATCGCGGCATCGCCGCGCGCCAGTTCCAGCGCAGCTTCGTGCTGGCCGAAGGCGTGGAGGTGACCGGGGCCCATCTCGACAACGGCCTGCTCCATATCGATCTGCGCCGCCCGACCATCGAGAACGAAGTGAAGCAGATCGCCATCCGCAACGGGAACTCGGCGGACCCCCGCAAGGTTGCTACCACGGCAGCTGAGCGGTCCGAGGCCCGGAACCAGCGCAAGGAGCGCGAGTAA
- the rpoN gene encoding RNA polymerase factor sigma-54 yields the protein MAVTQRLDLRQSTSLVMTPQLQQAIKLLELSNLEVAAYVERELEQNPLLERDEDEPALAPPRGSALPAPDNGLNSALSRSRTGSGTGTRDGNDGPPIEETLANAIDLREHLTTQLTLDIQDPADRAIGLALIDTLDEAGYVSGELEPVAERLGCDTARVEAVLKRLQQFDPPGLFARNLKECLALQLLDRNRLDPAMQVLLDHLHLLAQGDRARLMRLCAVDAEDLAQMVAEIKALDPKPALAFDAAPVTPVTPDILMHRTPEGGWVVELNNQTLPRVLVNQSYYSRLIKGARGKEDRDYIVTQMTSANWLVKSLHQRAVTILKVATEIVRQQDGFFSHGVQHLKPLMRRDIAATIGMHESTVSRVAANKYIATPRGLYELRFFFSNAIADTAGGESHSAAAVRARIKSLIESESEVLSDDRLVQLLKAEGVDIARRTVAKYRESLRIPSSTERRRQRVLRVG from the coding sequence ATGGCAGTCACCCAACGCCTTGATCTGCGGCAGTCCACCTCGCTGGTGATGACGCCGCAGCTACAGCAGGCGATCAAACTGCTTGAGCTCAGCAATCTCGAAGTCGCCGCCTATGTCGAGCGCGAGCTTGAGCAGAACCCGCTGTTGGAACGCGACGAGGACGAGCCCGCGCTCGCACCGCCGCGCGGGAGCGCGCTGCCTGCGCCGGACAACGGACTGAACAGCGCGCTCTCCCGCAGCCGCACCGGCAGCGGGACGGGGACGCGCGACGGCAATGACGGCCCGCCGATCGAGGAGACGCTCGCCAACGCGATCGACTTGCGCGAGCATCTGACGACCCAGCTCACGCTCGACATCCAGGATCCCGCCGACCGCGCCATCGGCCTGGCGCTGATCGATACGCTCGACGAGGCGGGCTATGTCAGCGGCGAGCTCGAGCCCGTCGCCGAACGGCTGGGCTGCGACACGGCGCGCGTCGAAGCCGTGCTGAAGCGCCTGCAGCAGTTCGATCCGCCGGGCCTCTTCGCCCGCAATCTCAAGGAATGCCTGGCGCTCCAGCTCCTCGACCGCAACCGCCTCGACCCGGCGATGCAGGTGCTGCTGGATCATCTCCATCTTCTGGCCCAGGGCGACCGCGCCCGGCTGATGCGGCTCTGCGCCGTCGATGCCGAGGACCTGGCGCAGATGGTCGCCGAGATCAAGGCGCTCGATCCCAAGCCGGCGCTGGCCTTCGACGCGGCTCCCGTCACGCCGGTGACGCCCGACATCCTGATGCACCGCACGCCCGAAGGCGGCTGGGTGGTCGAGCTCAACAACCAGACCCTGCCGCGCGTGCTGGTCAACCAGAGCTACTATTCGCGCCTCATCAAGGGCGCGCGCGGCAAGGAAGACCGCGACTATATCGTCACGCAGATGACCTCGGCGAACTGGCTGGTGAAGTCGCTGCACCAGCGCGCGGTCACGATCCTGAAGGTGGCGACCGAGATCGTGCGCCAGCAGGACGGCTTCTTCAGCCACGGCGTGCAGCATCTGAAGCCGCTGATGCGCCGCGACATCGCCGCCACCATCGGCATGCATGAAAGTACCGTCAGCCGGGTCGCGGCGAACAAATACATCGCCACCCCGCGCGGGCTCTACGAGCTGCGCTTCTTCTTCTCCAACGCCATCGCCGATACCGCCGGGGGCGAGAGCCATTCGGCCGCGGCCGTCAGGGCCCGCATCAAGAGCCTGATCGAGTCCGAAAGCGAGGTGCTTTCCGACGACCGGCTGGTGCAGCTGCTCAAGGCGGAAGGCGTGGATATCGCCCGGCGCACGGTCGCCAAGTACCGGGAATCTCTCAGGATTCCGTCATCCACAGAGCGTCGCCGTCAGCGCGTCTTGCGCGTCGGCTAG
- the hpf gene encoding ribosome hibernation-promoting factor, HPF/YfiA family → MQLTVTGKQIDVGDALRQHVAESLESILEKYFGRATDAGVVFSREAHLLSVQVTVHIGRGIVLASEAKADQPYPAFDEAAQRLASRLRRYKTRLRDHHRTEIEAERARQYVVAPGSDEADAGDAEAVPRDGGPLIVAEMAAEVPTLTVSEAVMRLDLASQSAMLFRNRAHGGLNMVYRRADGNFGWVDPGQAARN, encoded by the coding sequence ATGCAGCTGACCGTCACCGGCAAGCAGATCGATGTTGGCGATGCCTTGCGCCAGCATGTGGCGGAAAGCCTGGAGTCGATCCTGGAGAAGTATTTCGGCCGGGCGACCGATGCCGGCGTCGTGTTCTCGCGCGAGGCCCATCTGCTGTCCGTCCAGGTGACGGTCCATATCGGCCGCGGCATCGTGCTGGCGAGCGAGGCCAAGGCCGATCAGCCCTATCCCGCCTTCGACGAGGCGGCCCAGCGCCTGGCCTCGCGCCTCAGGCGCTACAAGACGCGGCTGCGCGATCATCATCGGACCGAGATCGAGGCCGAGCGGGCGCGCCAGTATGTGGTGGCGCCCGGTTCCGACGAGGCCGATGCCGGCGACGCCGAGGCCGTGCCCCGCGATGGCGGTCCGCTGATCGTCGCCGAGATGGCGGCCGAGGTCCCGACCTTGACGGTGAGCGAGGCGGTGATGCGTCTCGACCTCGCCAGCCAGAGTGCCATGTTGTTTCGCAATCGCGCTCACGGGGGATTGAACATGGTCTATCGCCGCGCGGACGGCAATTTCGGGTGGGTTGATCCGGGCCAGGCGGCCCGGAACTGA
- the ptsN gene encoding PTS IIA-like nitrogen regulatory protein PtsN produces the protein MEITDLLSPENVIANLRASSKKQALHELARRAAEQTGLHERAIFDVLLERERLGTTGVGNGIAIPHGKLADLKRLYGLFARLDQPIDFDSIDEQPVDLIFLLLAPESAGADHLKALARVSRLLRDRATCEKLRGADQPAALYALLTEPTAHAA, from the coding sequence ATGGAGATTACGGATTTGCTCTCGCCCGAAAACGTGATTGCGAACCTGCGTGCGAGCAGCAAGAAGCAGGCCCTGCATGAGCTGGCGCGCCGCGCCGCCGAGCAGACCGGCCTGCATGAGCGCGCGATCTTCGACGTGCTCCTGGAACGCGAGCGGCTGGGCACCACGGGTGTCGGCAACGGCATCGCGATCCCGCATGGCAAGCTGGCCGACCTGAAGCGGCTCTATGGCCTCTTCGCGCGGCTCGACCAGCCGATCGATTTCGATTCGATCGACGAGCAGCCGGTGGATCTGATCTTCCTGCTGCTGGCGCCGGAATCGGCGGGCGCCGATCACCTGAAGGCGCTGGCGCGCGTCTCGCGCCTGCTGCGCGACCGCGCCACCTGCGAGAAGCTGCGCGGCGCGGACCAGCCCGCGGCCCTCTACGCGCTTCTCACCGAACCCACCGCGCACGCGGCGTAA